TTCCTTCTGCCACACGGTGAAATGTTGGACCCTTAGATTGTAGTGACAGGAAACAGAACCAAGCCCGAGAGTGAGGGGATCCTTTTCCGAGCTACCAGTGCAAAGGCTCTGCGCTTCTTTACTATGCTTCTCTGTGTTCATCTTTCTCCAGATGATACATGAGGACTGAGGCTCTAAGCGAGGGAGAGAGGATCATACTGCACTCAAAGTACCATGTGTGTATACACCTTAATCTACATGGCAAAGATACTAAAATCACAGTCaaggaaaactgaaaatttaaTTCAGAGTTGCTTAAATTTATCTAAATATCTGGTCCACTCATTTATGGTGTTTCCTCCTTTCGACCAGTTATTTTCAATGTCTGGAGTCTCCTCTCTGTGCTATAATATCTCCAAGAGTGGGGAGGGGAACCCGTGTGTGCCTGCGCCTTACCCCGAAGGTGGCCCAATGTGAGGATCAATGAGTGAATCTTTGCTATGCTTCTGGGGCCATTGGCTACTAGGTACCCTGTAAGTACAATGCATTTTATTATAGAACAACACAAAGATTTGTGGTTTCTCAAGTGGAATACAGCATTTTTTAATGGTCTCACTGAAAAGACCTGGCACATTGGAAATATGTCAAAATTCATCTAAATATCTGGTCTACTCATTTTGTGGTCAAAAACACTCCATTATTCTGACTTCTTCTTAGTTGGAGGTTGAGCATGAATCTGTTTCAGTGAGAAGATTGTCCAGATTGAAGCAGTTTGCCACCTGAATCCTTTGTTACCATGTCAATATGAGAGTATTTtgtataaagtaataaaaaataaacgtGCCTGGAAAAATGCTTAGTTTCAAACTAGCCACAACTTTAGAGCTATGTATTGAAATTAtgcaataatataatttattgactTACAACAAGTATTGGTTTTTAAGACACTGcgtatttattttttgagtagtGTAAAAGATCGGATAATCGTTTCCAAATTTGGCTGAAATAGATATAagtaaatagagaaaatatttctcaatCTTATGCTACATCATTGTACCATATACAATATAAGTACATCAGATTCTTAACCTTGATCACATTCAAATCAACACTGATGGAAATACTGTGAGAAGTTAATAGCGTGACAGAAAATCTGTAAACATGCCCGTGACATTATTCTTCTGTCGATTATACCACAATATACAATCAAAAAACACATATAGCAACTAAAAGGGGTAATATCTAACAACATGTAATTTTTTAAGACCTAAAACAACCTGCTATGAAATTATCAACAAAGAAAAAGACTTCTTGAAGAATTAAAGACATTCTTCATTGAGATTGTTCTTTAAACCTTTACGACTTTGCCCCTATTACTCTGACCCCCACATTATTAGATGGTCAGTTCCGGGTCAGAGGTGTTATCCACACCTTCTGTTCAATGAAGGACACTTGGATGTGTGGTAACATCAAGAGGTGACCAGACTTGCTGTAGTCCACATCCTCATTTCACTGACAGTCTGAAGCCAGATTACCTTCCACATTTCCTTGGATTCCCAATGTTCCCAATcttatagaacaaaaaaaatgtgaGCATATTAGTGGAAGATTTGCTCTttcaattgtaaatatttttcattggtaatGTCCACAATTACACTTTAAGAGCCAAGGTGTGAGTCCTGTCTATGAGTGTGTattgtgtgcatgtctgtgtctgtgtgtgcatgcatatgtatTTGCTATATGTTGGCTCACATGCATGCCCACACAGCACTTATAGTCATATTCTCCTTGACTGAATATGCAAACCCATCCTGTTTTGAATGAAATGAGAATTCAGCTTTTATACAAATAGCCAATCTTAGCCATTTATTCTCTTCTCCAAAGATATGCAGGGTACCTGATTCCCTAAATTCTGATGAAAGCCACTGTTACCTCTGTAACATTGAGTTGCACAAGATTTGTTTAAATACTGAGGACATTCTAGACATCTTGTCAGATTATCAAATTCTGTTTGTGCTTCAAGGAGACGTCTGTGTATGAACTACTCGTCCTCAGCAACCCTTGTTCCTCACGGCCCCATCCAACCTTCTAGATTTCAACATCTGAGCAAATTCCTCATTGTTACATTAgctgagtttttcttttgttctgtcaTCAACAACTGTGTACTTAGAGTGAAGAAGACGACCATTACTTGCAAGAGTTTTATTTTGCTCTTGGAATGTTGGTGGCACTTCCTCTGTGGACAAGATCTTTTACTAGAAAGGGAAGAAGTGGCTGAAAGGAAGATTGGTTCATAATAACCAAAGGAACGACAGATCTGGAGGCTGCGTGGACATGGGACTCACAGAGTCCCAAAGCTTCAGAAGGTTACTCTGAGCACACTGCCCAGAGAGGAACTTTCCAAACTCATTTGCACTCCAGTCACTTGGGGGTCTTGTTAAGACAGACTCAGATTCTCTAAGTCGGGTGGGGCCTGAGTGGCTACATAGCTAACAAGCTCCTGGCTgaggctgatgctgctggtctgtgAACCACATTTTGAATAGAAAGGGGCAAGTGCCTTCCAATAAAAAAATCCATGGCAATAATAGCCTCAGCTCCATCTGTATATGTTCTCACAACTGTTAGTTTCCGATTCATCAAATTCATGCTACACAATTAAATCTACTGGAAAAAAAAGGCgaaaatgaaattattatattttgtgagAACAGAATCTCCTCGTTCCATTTTCTGTATTACTAGACAGCCTCcagtatatataacatttttttctgcttaaaaaaaaagagagatttttaaagCAATGATATAAGTGAATACTGAATCGCATTTCCAGTCTTGGTCATAATAATGTCTTTGATACTTGGACTGAATAAATACCTTATATTACAGCTGATAtccctatagaaaaaaaatgcatttttttctcgCTGTCAGCATCGCTGAATGTCTCTGTCCACTCATCAAGACACTTGTGCAATTGCCCTACACCAATTCTTCGAAATGTAGCCAGCCCCATTTTAGAAAATTTGAATTTTGAGAGTTTGTTTCAGACAAACAGGTACCCTCTCAAAGGCAGATTCTTGTTCAGCTACTAatcaaaggaaaagataaattttgCACATCTgtgccatttttgttttttgtttttagtgcttCCATATGTTTTTGTTCAAAGGAAACTCGAATATGGAAACAGCTGCTGAGAGAAGGCCAGGCCACAGCCCTGCCATcagacattgctctgttgtaacaaGAGAGTTCTCAGTTCCCTCTCCCTCTGATCCTCCTGCCTGTACTTCTCCTCCAGTTTCTGCTTCTCCGAATCCGCGCAGTAAAACGTGCAATCGAGGCTCTTCCGGATCTGTTCAAACTGACTGAAGTCAGCCACGTACTTTCcgtttttggagagagagaccaCAGGCACAAACTCAAAGCCCCAGTGGATCTCCTCCGGGATGTAGGATGTGCGGCTCTGGCAGACGGCGCTGGTGGACTCCACGGTGGCGTTGAGTAGGACCACAAGTTCAAAGTCCTTCTCCTTCAGGTTCTGGGGCGTGAGATCTCTCAGGGGGCTGGCCTCATCCAGCACGTGGTAGAATGTCAAGGGCAAAATGAGGAAGGGGCTCTCTGAAGAGGAGTCCACGTGGAATTTGACAGTGGCTTGGTTGAGGAGGATCCGCTCCCCTTCCTTGGTGACGTGGGTCTGGAGGAGCTTGCCGGAAAGCTGGCACTGAATCAGAAGGCTCTTCCTCATGTTGGCCACCTGGATTACCAAGCACAGCTTCCCATTCTGCTTGGTGATGACAGCACAGTGGCTGAACTTGATGGTCTCCGCCCGCTTTTTGGGTCTGGCGATCTTGGCCAGGAAGGTGCCTGTGATGAAGATCTCAATCAAGGTCGTGATGACCAGCTGAGCAACCAGCAGGAAAATGGCATGAGGGCATTCCTCTGTGATGGAGCGGACGCCATAGCCAATGGTTGTCTGGGACTCGAGGGAGAAGAGGAACGCTCCCGTAAGTGAGTCCACTTTCATGATGCAGGGGGTGTGATTTGAAATAGGTCCCTCTGGCTCTAAGTCCCCATGAATAAAGGCGATGGCATAGTAGATCACTCCAAAAAGGAACCAGGTCATCACGAACGTGGCAGCAAACAGGGTGAGTTTGTATCTCCACTTCATGTCGATCACCGTCGTCCACAAGTCTTGGAGGTAGAGTAGGTATATGCCGTCCACCTTGTCAATTCTCACATTGCTGTGTCCACTCTTGGACATGACTCGGGGTCTATGGGTCTTGAGTCCTGCTCCCGCTGTGTGCTTTACCAGGGGAGCACTGGACACACTAAGGTGAATTGGGTCCATTGTCAGACTCTTGGGACCACCTAAGGAAATGACAGAGAGACGGTTTGTTACTGTCATAGGTGGTAGAACATTCAGAAAAAGGATAAAAGTGTGCGTAAGTATAAATGCATATggacatataaaagaaaagagacttctGAAGGTGAAACTAATCGACTTGAACTTGAGGAAATAAGGAGCATAGACTCTGGAGACAAGCAAACGTGGGTTCAATGCTGACCCTCCAGTTTATTTGCAGTGAGCCAGGATAAGCTGTTTAACCTCTCTAGACCTCAGCTCcttaatctgtaaaatgtgaataaaGCCTACTCCTCAGGGCTTTTTgatggttaaatgagataatggctATAAAGTGCCAAAACAGAGCATtgcaattaaaaaacaatgataatCTTTCTTTTGTGATATCATACTCCTCTGCATCTTCCCCAGAGAGTATTATGAATGTTTATGTATATTCAACAATCACAGGTTTCCAgttacacaaaatttaaaaataagttgacTGAGGTCAGTACGGGTATAACAAAAATTTAGCATACATAAGAAAGTTCTTGATAAGCAATAGAAAATGCTAACACAAATCTTTTAAACTTGGGTAGTgttaacaaaatgttttaaaacttactCTCTTGCATGACATTCCCTATAATAGCAATTTATTTTTCCCCTAATCCAGTGAATAATTTAGAATCTACAACCTCTCCCTGTCTTGATTACATTGGAAAAGGCTAAGTAAtccaaaaccccaaacaaacacaGTGAATAATTAAGCTTGATTAATAGTTTAATCGATATGCTGGTTATTCTTAGAAGTGCTATCAATACACCGTATTAGGTGTGACATTCAGGCACACCACACAAATTCTGCCTTACTTCTTTAGAACTAAGCAGAACTAGCATAGGAATGAATTTGGAGAGTTCATGAGAAAGTAAACAAGAATGGGCATCAGTGTAGCACAGCAGACTTACCAGGAAGAAGTGCCAGGCCTCCACGCTGAGCCCTGGTTCACACACAGGGACAAGCCGGGCATGAGGCCACCTAGCATCTTATAGTACCTGCCTGGTGACTGAGATAAATGACCCCTACATTCCTTGAAAAGATAATGGAAGTGATTACGGGGAACTCTACCTGGTTGGCATGTTTTTTCCCTACCtcgctatattaaaaaaaaaccaaaacaccacacccccccccccctataAAAAGGAACTGGTATGCAGAGGTCTGTGATTCATGCAATAATCTTTTCTGTTAGAGCAGCATTACTGCCCAAtaggagttttaaaaataaccctATGGGCAAATCTCTTCAAGGAAAGTGAAACTGCAGCCACCGCAGGAGGACCCTGAGGAAGCAGGGGCCTGTGGGCTCTTTAATTTTCCTGTTATGTTATCAGGAGTGTGTCATTTACTGAATGCTCTCTGAAATGAACTGTTGTTACCATATTTTTTCTTGGAAAGGAAAGTcactttataaattttcattgcAAAAATGGGGCACGAGTTATTCAGAATTTATTTTGCTCTTCGACGCTTATCCCATTAACTTCATGATCGATTTAAAAGTACAGGGTAGAGTTGGTGAGCAAGGGTCTTAGGGGACCCTCAGCAGCACTGCTCAGTGACCAGGAGGAAAGGGAGCAGGGCGAGAGTCTGGAAATAGCGCCATGCTGGCACACCAAGTGCAGAGCAGGGCTCAGAACTCCAGTACTGTGAGACAAGTGACTGCATGCTCtctaaaaaggggggaaaagggaaaagaaagaactgCCAGGGGAAAGTGCATGCCACTGAAGCcactgaaatagaaaaagaggcTTAAGTTTCTGAGGGTGGATGACACACAGACGTCCTCGGGCGCACGCAAAGCTAAGTCTCTGCTGCCCGCCAGCTTCTGGGGCACTCGGCCCTGTCTACGTGAAGGCAGTGCCACGAAGCTTCTGTTTCAATCTCTCTCAGAGGGGCAGTGGGCCAGTGAAGGCTGAGCTGGGTCTGTCTCATCCTTTGCATTCTGCGCGCCTAGAGTTAGGTTCCCACGTCAACAGCGCCTCCTTCTCAGAGGTAGGTGGTCATAAGTGGGGGACGAAGACAGGGCTTCTGCCCTGGTCTTGGGTTTAGCATCTCTGTGAAAAAGAGCAGCGGGTGGAAAGTACGCTGAGGGTGAGCACCCTGTGCCCTCAGAATGCTACTACCTGGTCACTTGCTCAGCAGCTCAGATGCCGTCTTCTTCAAGGCAAATGGACTGTCCCGGCGCCCCTTCACCCACCTGGCGACCATGGGATTCTGCGACTgcctgaaagaaaggaagagggacaTGTGGGGTTCACAGGTGTTTATCCAGAAACCGACCAGGTGAAGCTGACCCTTAACAAGTCCCCAGGGGCGGGGGCCCCAGCATGCATTTCCAAACCCTGGTGATCTGGCATGGTGCCAGAATCAAGGCTCAAGGCATGTTTCCAGGATTAAATTGATGCCTCAATCACAGCCCTCACTGTGGAATTCCCACCCTCTGGAGGGAGTTCAATCGTAAAACAGCCTGGAAAGAGGGTTAACCTACCCCCATTGAGGCCCACTGTCAACTGACAGGCaaacagggaggcaggaaggggaagTGCAGAGGAAGTAAACAGTGAGGACTGGAAGGGAAGAGTCTAGAATATTTTTACCGCCTGTGGAAATGCATTATTATTGTTGAGTCATAGAACATTAGAGCTGAAAGGATTGTCAAAGCCAAAAGCATCTGACACACGAGGAGACCCAGGAGGCTGGAGCGACCTGTCTTCATTGCAGAGAGGGTTCATGGCAGGAAAAGGGGGTCCAGTGTCTCTAGAGGCTCAGGCAGCATTCTCAAACATTGAAACTCCAAAGTGCAACGTAATGTGTTTAAATTTAGGAGGTTCTTTTACATGTAGCTTTTTGGAAAGATGTCTTCCTaagctaaacacacacacacacacactccacatattttatttgtcttaCACAAAGAAGCATACATAccctttttgcttcttttctaaTCCTCTCATGATTGTAAATAATTACAATCTTTTGCCATTTATTGGTCCCAATTATCAACCTCCACAGCCTCTTCTACACTTGATTCTCCCGGGTGCTAGTACGTTTGGCAAACAACCTCTGTGCTCATCATTGCTCTGTTAGGATTGAGTATCAATCCTACTTGTATGCCTGCTCTATCACTCACATTTTTTCACATGCTCTGAATGCATTGTATTTTATTCCTCAGCACACTTCTTTGATGAAATTTACTTCATTGTTGATAGAAACTCttattctatataattttatgttactgcctcccctccccccttggtTATTCTGCAATCTACCTGGTTTCactaaaatattaaggaaaaataagagCTAAGGATGGAAAAATGATGAAAGATATTCTCTGCTAATCTCCCTTCTCCTGATCCCACAAAGAAGCCATATTCCATACAAACCACTCGTAGTTTTCTTTAGATTCTGGAAATCATATGTAATTCTCCAGTTTGCATTATGTTATTCCAACATGTGGGTGGGATTATAACTTTTAGAATTGTGGTATCTTTATTGAAGTCCTTGAAATTATTAAATGGAGAGGTCAGTATTACTATCTCACTTCAAACCTAACAAAATATACATGGCATGAAACCATGTGATGCTTATGCTGTGTAGCATTTGTTCTCTggagataaaggagagaaaaacacattttGGAAACAGAACTAAATGGTAGGCACATTGTAAAAGATAATCAGCTCTGTGGAGAACTACACTCCCAGTGTTGGGGATGAAACTATGGGGATGGACAAATGGAAACCAAGCTCCCATCACCATCCTCAGGGAGGTAAAACATTCTACCAGAAAGAGGCTTGTTTCAGAATGGATGATCAAAGGAATCAACCAAAGTGAGCCGAAACACATCATCCTGTCAAGGAGAAATCAAGCCAGAAATGGCCAGAAAGCCACTGACCAATGAGAATAAAGAGAGATACAAATAATAAGCATGAATATTGTCAGAAAAGAGCCAAAAGTGGTCCAAAGAGGAAAAGATGCCTATGAGTATTAACAATGGCAATGACAACATAATAGACTCAAACAGGTAAATCAGAATAAAGTTTCAGATTAATAACAATTGTCATTGCCATAAATAGATCATCATAATCACAGGCCATGTGTCAGCCCCTGGTCTAAGGGCTTTCCCTGGGTGAACTTAACTCTCACACATCAACCTTGTGAGGCAAGTGCCACCATTATCTCCATGAGGAGGGAACAGAGGCACAGGCAACAACTGGTATGTGACCAGAGAGAAGATCCTGTGCCCACACTGGCCACTACCCTGACACAGGTGCTCAAGCTTTATTGGCATCAGAACCACCTAGAAGgctcagagtttctgattcagtaagtctggggTGGAACCCAAGAATTTGCATGTCCGACAACTTCTCAGGTGATGCTGCAGCTTCAGGAACATAAGAACCACCACGCTGGGACATACGGGTTAAATGATATCAAATTTCCCCTCCTCACTTCCTCTTAGCACTCTGAAAGAGAACTACTGCGCACAGCCATTGAAATGCCTGTTTATTAGTTCTTAGAATGTCTAATCTATACCATCTTTATAGAAGAATGCCAACTACCTAGTGTGCCAATGCTAAgcattaactttttaaagtattaaagttgtttttttcctaGTACTACAACACTGATACTGTCTAAAAACCTAGAGCTCTGTTGAGTTACATTTtggaagtttttaatttgtcagtCCTAGGAAAAGCTTCATTCTCTGTTCTATGGTGGGCTGATAGAATTTGCACCTGCAGAAAAATAACTACTAGGAACTAGGGAAGGCAGCAGGTTCTGAAACCCAAAGTGTCTCAGGCCTCAAGTGAAGATATCCTATGTTCCTTCAAATGGGCCAGTGAGACATGGAAGGAGGGGACACAGGTCACTACGACTTTGGGTTTTCAGAATTAGAATTCGAGGGGATCTGACTTTAAAGCTGTATAAAAGTTGTGAAAAGTTGTTTAAGAAGTCTTCTTGCGTGTCATATATTTCTGACAGAACAATTTTTTGgagatctttttctttcttttttggctgTGATTCTGAAATACCTGGATTAAATTTCACTTCAAGGATATACCGGTTTAAATATTAAGTAGCAAAAGAAATGCTTGACAAGAGTGTATTTGGGGTTCACTGAACTCAAAAGGTTTAGAAGTATTAAGAATAAAATCAGTGAGGCTTAGCAATCCTCTCTGTGGATCCTGTGACTGTGGCCACGCGAGCCCATCGGACCTCTGGGCTTGGCCTCCTTCCACGTTCCTCCCTGCTCTTCAAAGCAGCCCAGGACTGGCTTCCACGGCTGGTCTGACTGTTCTTAATCCACTTCTTGACTTCATCTATGTCAGCTGAGGACATGAATGGCTTTGTCCGAGGCCCTTATACCTCCCGAGGGGACCTCGGAAGCACACATACTCACTGAAAAAGCAGGAGGTGGCCAAAGCTGACTCAGCCTATTCCAAAAGGTGGCTCTGCGGCTCTTACCTGCTGGGGAAATTACTCCATCTGCAAACCCATTTCTTCCCTCAGGCCAtggaggactgagggtggctgtgaGGGTGACAGCTGCTAGTAGGCCATGGTATTGATCATTGTTCTCCATGAGGATTGTACTAATCAGAGGGGAAACACCAGATGAGATGACGACAAAttcatgactcagtttcctcTGTCCTAAAGGCCCATGTTATGAAGATATGAACTCGGACCTAATTGGCAGAGCTGTGGtcatgtttgttgttgttgactgTTTGTTGCTGCCAGTTCTGGCTGCCAGGCTCTGCTGGTTCTATCCCTAGAATTCCTTCCTGGGCTTTCCCGTGGGGGAACAGCTTTCACCCTTTTGTGTCCGATGTGATCATGGGACTGCTTTGGCCAATGTTGTGTGAGCCGCAGTGACTCACATCACAGTGGTGGCGTGGCACAGTTGTGGGCGAGGCTCCAGTTGGGCTGTCCTTTCTTCTGGGGAGTGGGAGGAAAGGGACACAAGGAGCTGAACTACAATGGAACCAAAGCTGACTTGTGACACAGGTGAGAAAAACCTCCTGTTGTTGTGAGCCATTGAATTCTTGGAATCATTTGTCACTGAGACAAAGCTTTGGGAAAGCCTGGCCACAGACACACCCTTTCTACATGTTTTTATACCTTAGGATGGTAGATCTGACCTGAAAGGtactatattgaaaaaaaaaacatgtagaaCCTTCAAACATCCTTACTGTAAACCCTAACTCTTGGTCTATGACTGAACacggaaaaaaaaataggaagaaggagaacatagaaaataaatgaaacattgaATAGTTTTTCCTCATTAAATTCTtctaaatcaatatttaaatttatctcCACAAGACAGCAATTCAGGGCAAGGTATAAGGGCCTTAGATAGCACGACTTTAATATTCTGTGAAGCAAAAGCCCTTGGTTAAGGATGTTGTGGCCTCAGAACCTATGATGATGGACACACCGGGCAGTGCTGGGGGCAATTATCATCACACCCTTGCTAGCTTTCATCTGAGAAGGGGGCACTCAAAAGGCACCACACACATTTCAAAGGAGTTATAGATGGTATTCTGTTTAACCCTTCTCTTTAATTTGCATTGAAAGGACATTAAGCTTGAAGAGATAATTCACACATGTCCTTGAAGTTAATCCGTGGAGGACAAGGTTGACAAGCCAGACCTGTCTGTTTCCATAGCTGTGCTCCTCTCTAACCACTGTCGTCAGATTTACTCATGTGCACTACAATACAGCGTAAGTACGTTCCTGCTCATTATGTGTTAGTATCCATTATAGGTACATAGCTGtaattgatttattgttttatagaTGTGCTGCTATTATTCCTGTATTCCAGGTGATGAAAGTGTAATAGTCAAAGAGAGGACAGCTAATCACAGGTTCTGAGCCCTGGgtccatgcttctcacttctaTACCACTAGTTCTCCAAATTCAGAAAGCATTCAAATTACCTGAAGTTCTTGAAGCATGCATGGCTGGGTGCCACCATGAGtttctgatttagtaggtctAGAGAAGGTCCTGGGAACCCACGTTTCTaataagttcccaggtgatgctgatgttgcCAGTCTTGAGACCACACTTTGAGGGTATGAGCTACATTATTCACCTCTTAATGAATTgtatagaccagtgtttttcaaccgtcAGTTCGCAGACTGGTGCTGGTCTATGAATGAGTTGAGTTAACCATcttgatgctgtatgaagattatagacccaaggGGAGAACTTTGGAGAGTTCTAATCTAGTCTAAATGGCACTTAATATCTTGgggaaaagagaatcaaaaagagTGATTTGTTCAAAGTCACTGAGCCAGAGGCAaggttaatttattttataggcAGATATCTCTCTTGACTGTCATGAAATATCCTGAGATGAGCTATCCATCTTATTGGACACTGAAGATAGGGCAGCATAGAATAGGGGAACCCCCAAGTGCAGCATCAGCACTACTTGGCGTTCATTAGAAATGTCAGTTctgaccctggccagatagcttagttggttagatcattgtgctgaagcacagaggttgccagttcaatcctagTCAAGGGATTGAACATAgaagaatcaattaatgaatgcgtaagtaagtgaaacaacaaatcaatgtttccctctctctcactctccctttctctctctcaaattaatttaaaattttttaaatgctggttCATAAGTCCCACACTTgagctactgaatcagaatctctctctaaaaagaaaaagaaaaaaaaatctcttagtgTTGGCCAAGAACCTGTGTCTTACAAAGAACCCAACTTCCTGAAGGCTTCTTTGGCTAGTTTGCCTGTGATGGCTTGGTGAATTGACGAGGTCTTTCTCTTGTCCTATTACCTACTGGAAAAGCAACAAGTACCCCTTTTAAAACAAGCCCCCCATTTTGCATTGCATGGGAGCATCTAATAATCCAATTTGCCTCTATGGTCAAATATTTAGCCTTTTTCCTATGCTTCCATTTCATTATCATTGTTCTGAATTCTATAAGCACTAAAAAAatccctttctgtctctaaatgTGGTTTGCA
The DNA window shown above is from Saccopteryx bilineata isolate mSacBil1 chromosome 2, mSacBil1_pri_phased_curated, whole genome shotgun sequence and carries:
- the KCNJ15 gene encoding ATP-sensitive inward rectifier potassium channel 15; the protein is MDPIHLSVSSAPLVKHTAGAGLKTHRPRVMSKSGHSNVRIDKVDGIYLLYLQDLWTTVIDMKWRYKLTLFAATFVMTWFLFGVIYYAIAFIHGDLEPEGPISNHTPCIMKVDSLTGAFLFSLESQTTIGYGVRSITEECPHAIFLLVAQLVITTLIEIFITGTFLAKIARPKKRAETIKFSHCAVITKQNGKLCLVIQVANMRKSLLIQCQLSGKLLQTHVTKEGERILLNQATVKFHVDSSSESPFLILPLTFYHVLDEASPLRDLTPQNLKEKDFELVVLLNATVESTSAVCQSRTSYIPEEIHWGFEFVPVVSLSKNGKYVADFSQFEQIRKSLDCTFYCADSEKQKLEEKYRQEDQRERELRTLLLQQSNV